In Nocardia sp. NBC_00403, one DNA window encodes the following:
- a CDS encoding TetR/AcrR family transcriptional regulator, with translation MARNLGLDGGVDVADRIRVEAAQLFHHRGYGMTAIRDIAEAAGISSSTMYHHYRNKQDVLFAISRQFMTDFNNALLPILSDSTRPHQERLDAAIKLHLMISNERRTELLTIRGNRGALSPDQLRTIVRLQTTYQRAVREVVAAIQGSGPVDAELITMALMDLINGVCQWFAPSGSLTIDEIAERYLRMARSLVSGGVPPRRATRMATPG, from the coding sequence GTGGCGAGAAATCTTGGACTCGACGGCGGCGTGGACGTAGCCGATCGGATCAGGGTCGAAGCGGCGCAACTCTTTCACCACCGCGGCTACGGAATGACCGCGATCCGCGACATCGCCGAAGCCGCGGGGATCTCCTCCTCGACGATGTATCACCACTACCGCAATAAGCAGGACGTGCTGTTCGCGATATCCCGGCAGTTCATGACCGACTTCAACAATGCACTGCTGCCGATACTGAGCGACTCGACCCGCCCGCATCAGGAGCGTCTGGATGCGGCCATCAAGCTCCACCTGATGATCAGCAACGAACGGCGCACCGAGCTACTGACCATCCGGGGCAATCGTGGCGCGCTGTCTCCCGATCAATTGAGAACGATCGTGCGTCTCCAGACCACCTACCAACGGGCCGTTCGCGAGGTCGTCGCCGCTATCCAAGGCTCCGGACCCGTTGACGCTGAGCTGATCACGATGGCATTGATGGATCTGATCAATGGCGTCTGTCAGTGGTTTGCCCCGTCGGGCTCACTGACGATCGACGAGATTGCGGAACGCTACCTGCGAATGGCAAGGTCCTTGGTGTCCGGTGGGGTTCCGCCACGTCGGGCGACGCGGATGGCCACGCCCGGGTAG
- a CDS encoding SDR family NAD(P)-dependent oxidoreductase has translation MTTDERTAMVIGGASGIGLATAHALTADGYRVIVADLNETGATDAAIAIGSTASSIGMDVTDEASVEAGFRTAPALHAVVNCAGLSMPGPITELELEHWHITLDVCLTGTFLVLKHAGRHIVDGGSITCIASLNGRQPGTGMAAYCAAKAGVLMLVQVAALELSERRIRVNAISPGLVDTPLVAGIALVPGLTEDYLENTPLGRSGRPEEIADMAAFLASDRATWMTGSTIDLNGGAHLRRYPDVLGHVRALTQTPPA, from the coding sequence ATGACCACAGACGAGCGCACGGCGATGGTGATAGGCGGCGCGTCGGGCATCGGCCTGGCGACCGCGCACGCCCTGACCGCCGACGGATACCGGGTGATCGTCGCCGACCTCAACGAGACCGGAGCCACAGACGCGGCCATCGCCATCGGCTCGACCGCCTCGAGCATCGGCATGGACGTCACCGACGAGGCATCGGTCGAGGCCGGATTTCGCACGGCACCCGCCCTGCACGCTGTGGTGAACTGCGCCGGGCTCTCGATGCCCGGCCCGATCACCGAACTCGAACTCGAACACTGGCACATCACCCTCGACGTCTGCCTGACCGGCACCTTCCTGGTACTCAAACACGCGGGCCGCCATATCGTCGACGGCGGCAGCATCACCTGCATCGCCTCACTCAACGGACGCCAACCAGGTACCGGAATGGCCGCCTACTGCGCGGCCAAAGCCGGAGTGCTCATGCTCGTGCAGGTCGCGGCGCTCGAACTGTCCGAACGCCGAATCCGCGTGAACGCAATCTCTCCGGGGCTCGTCGACACACCTCTGGTGGCCGGAATCGCACTGGTGCCGGGCCTGACCGAGGACTACCTGGAAAACACTCCCCTGGGACGCAGCGGACGCCCCGAGGAGATCGCCGATATGGCAGCGTTCCTCGCCTCCGATCGAGCAACCTGGATGACCGGCTCCACCATCGACCTCAACGGAGGCGCACACCTGCGCCGATACCCCGATGTCCTCGGCCACGTCCGAGCGCTCACGCAGACGCCTCCGGCGTAA
- a CDS encoding aminotransferase class I/II-fold pyridoxal phosphate-dependent enzyme: MHRDGERPKGLCVSALAAVANPSYSRIDTWNLLDDACRQLADVNRAGLDTTRATARVQRLLDRLGAYERYWLYPGAARLATFRGYVADLATTRLTEEVSLAVRLLSEYGDRTAVFDTSAPMADQELVARAKQQQFYTVLLGDDSPPEAPESLAESLRALRDPSDDVQFELLVVASIEDAITAVALNGEIQAAIIRDDLPLRSRDRVPLMTTLLGANDEVVVTDRTHAWVECGEWIRELRPHIDLYLLTDESIAAETEDEPDVYDRTFYRLNDVTDLYSTVLAGIRSRFATPFFDALRAYAAAPVGQFHALPVARGASIFNSKSLQDMGEFYGRNIFMAETSSTSGGLDSLLDPHGTIRAAMDKAAETWCADQTYFVTNGTSTANKIVVQALTRPGDIVLIDRNCHKSHHYGLVLAGAYPMYLDAYPLEPFAIYGAVSLHTIKKALLDLEAAGQLDRVRMLLLTNCTFDGIVYNPRRVMEEVLAIKPDICFLWDEAWYAFATAVPWARQRTAMVAAEQLESTLSSPGYVEEYRKWRASMQGVDRAEWSNHRLLPDPGRARVRVYATHSTHKSLSALRQASMIHVRDQDFKALVREVFDEAFMTHTSTSPNQQLLASLDLARRQVDIEGFQLVRNVYDMALVFRHRVRKDRLIGKWFRILDEDDLVPDEFRASEVSSYRQVRQGGLAEWNEAWRSDQFVLDPTRVTLFIGKTGMNGYEFREKILMDRFGIQINKTSINSVLLIFTIGVTWSSVHYLLDVLRRVATDFERSQNAAGKADRALQQRRVDEITKYLPGLPDFSEFDSTFRPDGASSFGDMRSAFYAGYEESDREHVLLGDAGRRLAKGKTLVSTTFVVPYPPGFPVLVPGQVISTEILYFLAELDVKEIHGYNPDLGLSIFTEAALARLAAARHVSAAAPVGAPAPATVG, translated from the coding sequence ATGCATCGAGACGGAGAGCGCCCGAAAGGGCTTTGTGTTTCCGCGCTGGCGGCGGTAGCGAACCCGTCGTACTCGCGAATCGATACGTGGAATCTGCTCGATGACGCGTGCCGGCAGCTGGCCGATGTCAATCGTGCCGGGCTGGACACCACCCGCGCCACTGCCCGAGTGCAGCGCCTGCTCGATCGTCTCGGCGCTTACGAGCGGTACTGGCTGTACCCAGGCGCGGCGAGACTGGCGACGTTTCGCGGATACGTCGCCGATCTTGCCACGACGCGGCTCACCGAGGAGGTGTCGCTGGCCGTGCGCCTGCTCTCCGAGTACGGCGACCGCACAGCTGTGTTCGACACATCCGCGCCGATGGCCGATCAGGAACTGGTGGCGCGGGCCAAACAACAGCAGTTCTACACTGTCCTGCTCGGCGACGATTCCCCGCCCGAGGCTCCCGAGAGCCTGGCGGAGAGCCTGCGGGCGCTTCGCGACCCGTCGGACGATGTGCAGTTCGAGCTGCTTGTCGTGGCGAGCATCGAGGACGCCATCACCGCCGTCGCGTTGAATGGCGAGATTCAAGCGGCGATCATCCGGGATGACCTGCCGCTTCGTTCACGCGACCGGGTGCCGTTGATGACCACGTTGCTCGGCGCCAACGACGAGGTGGTCGTGACCGACCGCACCCACGCCTGGGTTGAATGTGGCGAGTGGATCAGGGAGCTGCGGCCTCATATCGACCTGTATCTGCTCACCGACGAGTCGATCGCCGCGGAGACCGAGGACGAGCCGGACGTCTACGATCGCACATTCTATCGACTCAACGATGTCACCGACCTGTACAGCACGGTGCTCGCCGGCATCCGGAGCCGGTTCGCCACACCGTTTTTCGACGCCCTGCGTGCCTATGCGGCCGCGCCGGTCGGCCAATTCCACGCCCTTCCCGTCGCGCGTGGCGCCAGCATCTTCAACTCCAAGTCACTGCAGGACATGGGCGAATTCTACGGCCGCAACATCTTCATGGCCGAGACGTCGTCCACCTCGGGCGGGCTGGACTCACTGCTCGACCCGCACGGCACGATCAGGGCGGCGATGGACAAAGCCGCCGAAACGTGGTGTGCCGATCAGACGTACTTCGTCACCAATGGAACATCCACCGCGAACAAGATTGTCGTGCAGGCCCTGACCCGGCCGGGCGACATCGTTCTGATCGACCGCAATTGCCACAAGTCGCACCACTACGGCCTGGTGCTGGCCGGGGCGTACCCGATGTACCTGGACGCCTACCCGCTCGAGCCGTTCGCGATCTACGGAGCCGTGTCCCTGCACACCATCAAGAAGGCGCTGCTGGACCTCGAGGCGGCCGGACAACTGGACCGAGTGCGCATGCTGCTGCTCACCAACTGCACTTTCGACGGCATTGTCTACAACCCCCGGCGCGTGATGGAGGAGGTCCTGGCGATCAAGCCGGACATTTGCTTCCTGTGGGACGAGGCGTGGTACGCGTTCGCAACCGCGGTGCCTTGGGCACGGCAGCGGACCGCGATGGTTGCCGCCGAGCAACTCGAATCGACGTTGTCGTCGCCCGGGTATGTGGAGGAGTACCGCAAGTGGCGTGCGTCGATGCAGGGAGTCGACCGTGCCGAGTGGAGCAACCACCGGCTGCTTCCCGACCCTGGGCGCGCGCGGGTACGCGTGTACGCGACGCATTCCACCCACAAGTCGCTGTCGGCGCTTCGGCAGGCGTCGATGATCCATGTCCGCGACCAGGATTTCAAAGCTCTCGTGCGCGAGGTATTCGATGAGGCGTTTATGACCCACACCTCGACGTCGCCGAACCAGCAACTCTTGGCGTCGTTGGACTTGGCGCGTCGGCAGGTCGACATCGAGGGATTCCAGCTGGTCCGGAATGTCTACGACATGGCGCTGGTCTTCCGTCACCGCGTCCGCAAAGACCGGCTGATCGGCAAGTGGTTCCGCATCCTCGACGAGGACGACCTGGTGCCCGACGAGTTCCGGGCCTCTGAAGTCAGCTCGTACCGGCAGGTCAGGCAGGGTGGCTTGGCAGAGTGGAACGAGGCGTGGCGGTCCGATCAGTTCGTGCTCGACCCGACACGCGTCACCCTGTTCATCGGCAAGACCGGTATGAACGGGTATGAGTTCCGCGAGAAGATCCTCATGGACCGGTTCGGCATCCAGATCAACAAGACCTCGATCAACAGTGTGCTGTTGATCTTCACGATCGGCGTCACCTGGTCGAGCGTGCACTACCTGCTCGACGTGCTGCGTCGGGTGGCTACCGACTTCGAGCGCAGCCAGAACGCGGCCGGTAAGGCCGATCGCGCTCTGCAACAGCGCCGGGTTGACGAGATCACCAAGTATCTGCCAGGGCTGCCCGACTTCAGCGAGTTCGACAGCACGTTTCGTCCCGACGGCGCCAGCTCGTTCGGCGACATGCGATCGGCCTTCTATGCCGGGTATGAGGAGTCCGACCGCGAACACGTCCTGCTCGGCGACGCTGGGCGACGGCTCGCCAAGGGGAAGACTCTGGTGTCCACCACCTTCGTCGTCCCCTACCCGCCCGGCTTTCCAGTGCTGGTCCCGGGCCAGGTGATCTCGACGGAGATCCTGTATTTCCTGGCCGAGCTCGACGTCAAGGAAATTCACGGATACAACCCCGACCTCGGGTTGTCGATCTTCACCGAGGCCGCACTTGCGCGGCTGGCCGCGGCTCGGCACGTGAGTGCCGCGGCGCCCGTCGGTGCGCCCGCGCCGGCCACCGTCGGGTAG
- a CDS encoding DUF6400 family protein encodes MADHTFAYDLTLDEARRRSAVVAALGDDWDPVAVLAEEDLAYDMLYSNLDDEQQRIYEELVRAGILPDRATRHIAD; translated from the coding sequence ATGGCCGACCATACTTTTGCTTACGACCTCACGCTGGACGAGGCACGACGGCGCAGCGCCGTCGTCGCGGCGCTCGGTGACGACTGGGATCCGGTCGCGGTGCTCGCCGAGGAAGATCTGGCGTACGACATGCTGTACTCGAATCTCGACGATGAGCAGCAGCGGATCTACGAGGAACTCGTCCGGGCCGGGATCCTGCCGGATCGGGCGACGCGCCATATTGCCGACTGA
- a CDS encoding IS110 family transposase — protein sequence MLAQTGDPARFTTARALVEHAGLAPREKLSGTFTGRTKLTGQGRPGLRLAAWRAVWGAQRANPVYAARYQHLTSRDDNKLTPTQAQAAIAAIAAIAATILRHLHAVVTTGQCWDPRIATHGTWPVIPQSRWPPE from the coding sequence ATCCTGGCCCAAACCGGTGATCCCGCCCGGTTCACCACCGCCCGCGCCTTGGTCGAACACGCCGGTCTGGCACCGCGCGAGAAACTGTCGGGCACCTTCACCGGACGCACCAAACTCACCGGCCAAGGACGGCCCGGCTTGCGTCTGGCCGCCTGGCGAGCGGTTTGGGGCGCCCAACGCGCCAACCCTGTTTATGCCGCTCGCTACCAGCACCTGACCAGCCGCGACGACAACAAACTCACTCCCACCCAAGCCCAAGCCGCCATCGCCGCCATCGCCGCCATCGCCGCCACGATCCTGCGACATCTGCATGCGGTCGTCACCACCGGCCAATGCTGGGATCCACGCATCGCCACCCACGGCACATGGCCAGTCATCCCCCAATCTCGGTGGCCGCCTGAATAA
- a CDS encoding AMP-dependent synthetase/ligase → MSTIPLLLHRNAEHFGNKPALSYDGNTLTWNETRSRIAEVAYGLSRLGVRKGGRVAIMMSSRPEHWLIDQAVVHVGALPTTVYGTMPSSQIAYLAEHSRATVAVLEGKAEVDRWLPVLDQLTELEHVIVLDPDACIDDDRFIRWSDAITGETDLTAFEAGWRDISSDDPITLIYTSGTTGVPKGVLLTHRNVIANAEARDAAAPTPEHFRSVCYLPLAHIAERMVSVYMAIHKAGHVTFCPDPSNFVGLLVRTRPTSFFGVPRIWEKLAAALRARPESSLADVGLDQVTWACSAAAPLPMDVQEYFRTRGIAILEAWGMTETTGVATATGAADFHLGSVGKPIPGNEVRLLDDGEVLVRGPIVATGYLQADGSVTPVTDDEGWMHIGDVGRLGNGHLYIIDRKKDLIITAGGKNIAPTAIEALLTKHNLIGQALAYGDRRPYVVALIVLDQDAVTAWATARGIVVESADDLATHPDLIAELDRAVAEANQDLARVEQVKRFAVLATEWTPDGGELTASMKIRRRNVHEMYGNLIDALYL, encoded by the coding sequence ATGTCGACAATTCCACTCCTACTCCACCGCAACGCCGAGCACTTCGGCAACAAGCCCGCGCTGTCCTACGACGGAAACACCCTCACCTGGAACGAAACCCGGTCGCGGATCGCCGAGGTCGCGTACGGACTCTCCCGGCTGGGTGTGCGCAAAGGCGGGCGAGTGGCCATCATGATGTCCAGCCGCCCTGAACACTGGCTGATCGACCAGGCCGTCGTGCACGTGGGGGCGCTACCGACAACGGTGTACGGCACGATGCCGTCCTCGCAGATCGCCTACCTGGCCGAGCACAGCCGCGCCACCGTCGCGGTGCTCGAAGGCAAGGCGGAGGTCGATCGCTGGCTCCCTGTTCTCGACCAGCTGACGGAGCTCGAACATGTCATCGTGCTGGATCCCGATGCCTGTATCGACGACGACCGCTTCATACGGTGGTCCGACGCGATCACCGGCGAGACGGATCTCACCGCGTTCGAAGCCGGTTGGCGTGACATATCGTCCGACGATCCCATCACGCTGATCTACACCTCGGGGACGACTGGCGTGCCGAAAGGTGTACTGCTGACGCACCGCAACGTGATCGCCAATGCGGAAGCCCGGGACGCGGCAGCACCGACCCCCGAACATTTCCGGAGCGTGTGCTATCTGCCCTTGGCGCACATCGCCGAACGCATGGTGTCGGTCTACATGGCCATTCACAAGGCCGGTCACGTGACGTTCTGTCCGGATCCGAGCAACTTCGTGGGATTGCTCGTTCGGACCCGCCCGACCAGCTTCTTCGGGGTACCCCGCATTTGGGAGAAGCTCGCGGCCGCACTGCGCGCACGCCCGGAGTCATCCCTCGCCGACGTCGGTCTGGATCAGGTCACGTGGGCCTGCAGCGCCGCCGCGCCGCTGCCCATGGATGTGCAGGAGTACTTCCGGACCCGCGGCATCGCGATACTCGAGGCCTGGGGAATGACCGAAACCACGGGCGTAGCCACGGCGACCGGAGCGGCGGACTTCCATCTCGGATCGGTCGGAAAGCCCATCCCCGGCAATGAGGTTCGGCTACTCGACGACGGTGAGGTCCTCGTCCGTGGTCCCATCGTGGCCACTGGATACCTCCAGGCGGACGGATCCGTTACACCCGTCACCGACGACGAGGGCTGGATGCATATCGGCGATGTCGGGCGGCTCGGCAACGGGCACCTCTACATCATCGATCGGAAGAAAGACCTCATCATCACCGCGGGCGGCAAGAACATCGCCCCCACCGCGATCGAAGCGCTGCTGACCAAGCACAACTTGATCGGCCAAGCACTGGCCTACGGCGACCGCCGACCGTACGTCGTCGCCCTCATAGTGCTCGACCAAGACGCGGTAACAGCATGGGCGACAGCCCGCGGCATCGTCGTCGAATCCGCGGATGACCTTGCCACCCACCCCGACCTGATCGCAGAACTGGACCGTGCGGTCGCGGAGGCCAACCAGGACCTCGCTCGCGTTGAACAGGTCAAACGTTTCGCCGTCCTCGCCACCGAATGGACTCCGGACGGCGGAGAACTCACCGCGAGCATGAAGATCAGAAGGCGCAACGTACACGAGATGTACGGCAACCTGATCGACGCACTCTACTTGTGA
- a CDS encoding TetR/AcrR family transcriptional regulator, producing MAEPAAAGARRVRMSAAEREQQLLDVAEVLFTERGYEGVSVDEIARVAGVTRPIVYQHHGSKEGIFLACVYRARAQFEQSLVAGVTEVVEAGRNLRAIAAAGGAPYFDLIVSNPQRWALLFTTSANLEGTLAEQLGQLRHSTIVQVGQLVRPLVGVVGEDDLMAFSYAASGIAEQLGRWWLRNPQIPRERVLALYADLVVGAASLLQSPVIARSGN from the coding sequence ATGGCTGAGCCTGCGGCTGCGGGGGCGCGTCGGGTGCGGATGAGTGCAGCCGAGCGTGAGCAGCAGTTGCTGGATGTGGCGGAGGTGTTGTTCACCGAGCGGGGGTATGAGGGGGTGAGCGTGGATGAGATCGCTCGGGTGGCGGGGGTGACTCGGCCGATCGTGTACCAGCATCACGGTTCGAAAGAGGGAATCTTCCTGGCGTGCGTGTATCGTGCCCGTGCTCAGTTCGAGCAGAGCCTTGTCGCGGGTGTGACGGAGGTTGTGGAAGCGGGTCGGAACTTACGGGCCATTGCTGCGGCTGGGGGTGCCCCGTACTTCGACCTCATCGTTTCCAATCCGCAGCGGTGGGCGCTGTTGTTCACGACGTCGGCAAATCTGGAAGGAACGCTGGCGGAGCAACTGGGGCAGTTGCGGCATTCGACGATCGTGCAAGTCGGGCAGTTAGTGCGCCCTCTGGTAGGGGTCGTGGGGGAGGACGATCTGATGGCGTTTTCGTATGCGGCTTCAGGGATTGCCGAGCAGTTGGGTCGCTGGTGGCTGCGCAACCCACAGATTCCGCGTGAGCGGGTATTGGCGTTGTACGCCGATCTTGTCGTGGGGGCGGCATCGTTGCTGCAGTCGCCGGTGATCGCAAGATCGGGCAACTGA
- a CDS encoding TetR/AcrR family transcriptional regulator produces the protein MIEAETATVVDRLLDAAQKLLARKGIRATTVIEVAEEAGVSRAWLYRHFQDKASLLGAAIVRLNDALWSGARAELDTLGTFAEQLTAGVRIGRGAYDDPGTLLLRLRMAEPEEFALCAGAGVSGLVPDLAAFWRPYVEAAAARGEIHPHHDLAEVSEWVARILISLGTVPGDTIDADDSTAVLRHVRRYILPGMAADPDGFDARTNR, from the coding sequence ATGATCGAAGCGGAGACCGCCACGGTGGTCGACAGGCTTCTCGATGCCGCTCAGAAACTGTTGGCACGCAAAGGAATCCGGGCGACTACCGTCATCGAAGTCGCCGAGGAAGCGGGTGTCTCGCGAGCGTGGCTCTACCGGCACTTCCAGGACAAGGCTTCGCTGCTCGGCGCGGCGATCGTCCGGCTCAACGACGCGTTGTGGAGCGGCGCGCGCGCCGAGCTCGACACGCTCGGAACCTTCGCCGAACAGCTCACAGCAGGTGTGCGCATCGGGCGCGGGGCCTACGACGATCCAGGGACATTGTTGCTGCGGTTACGAATGGCCGAGCCCGAGGAGTTCGCACTGTGTGCCGGCGCGGGGGTTTCCGGTCTCGTTCCCGATCTCGCCGCCTTCTGGCGTCCCTACGTCGAGGCCGCCGCCGCGCGCGGCGAGATCCATCCACATCACGACCTCGCCGAGGTATCCGAGTGGGTGGCGCGCATTCTGATCAGCCTGGGCACTGTCCCGGGAGATACCATCGACGCAGACGACAGCACTGCTGTTCTGCGCCACGTGCGCCGCTACATCCTGCCGGGCATGGCCGCGGACCCTGATGGATTCGACGCCCGCACGAATAGGTGA
- a CDS encoding DUF5995 family protein, with protein MTTTQIPGPVEEVIRRMRAIKEELDPRDGVASFNGMYLHVTELVGKQITEGFFADPEFVERLDVVFAGLYFDAVDAAKLGKQPDAVWKPVFDSRSNRTVWPLQFALAGMNAHINHDLAVAVVETCKERATTPDTKPVHADYLEVNELLAEIEAEVRAEYEPALAKLATKDAETLEHILSSFSIARARDAAWATTQMLWIQRDNSMLLGMTRRTLKQTVATASRMLLTPVIPPPV; from the coding sequence ATGACAACTACACAAATTCCCGGACCCGTCGAAGAGGTTATCCGGCGGATGCGTGCCATCAAGGAAGAACTCGATCCGCGAGACGGAGTCGCGAGCTTCAACGGCATGTATCTGCACGTCACCGAATTGGTGGGAAAGCAGATCACTGAAGGATTTTTCGCGGATCCTGAATTCGTCGAACGCCTTGATGTGGTCTTCGCGGGATTGTATTTCGACGCGGTCGACGCCGCCAAGCTCGGCAAGCAGCCCGACGCGGTCTGGAAACCGGTCTTCGATTCCCGTTCCAACCGCACCGTGTGGCCATTGCAGTTCGCACTGGCAGGCATGAATGCTCACATCAACCACGATTTGGCGGTCGCGGTGGTCGAGACCTGCAAGGAGCGGGCCACCACGCCCGACACCAAACCGGTGCACGCCGACTACCTCGAGGTCAACGAACTGCTGGCCGAGATCGAGGCGGAGGTTCGGGCGGAATACGAGCCCGCGCTGGCCAAGCTGGCCACCAAGGACGCCGAAACACTCGAGCACATCCTGAGCAGTTTCAGCATTGCCCGCGCCCGAGACGCCGCCTGGGCCACCACCCAGATGCTCTGGATACAGCGCGACAACAGCATGCTGCTCGGAATGACACGGCGAACCCTGAAGCAAACCGTCGCCACCGCTAGCCGGATGCTCCTCACACCGGTCATTCCGCCGCCAGTCTGA
- a CDS encoding IS110 family transposase yields the protein MTSWSRRAEDLTCDKTDEKDAVLIARLTAQLRCYIPEPVDETWGRLWHLGARREQVIVEMVSQIQQLRALLECVGPAALDTARQPFRSRTSGRGDERDLRPRRR from the coding sequence ATGACCTCCTGGTCACGTCGCGCCGAGGACCTGACCTGCGACAAAACCGATGAGAAGGACGCGGTGCTGATCGCCCGGTTGACCGCGCAGTTGCGCTGCTATATCCCTGAGCCGGTCGATGAGACCTGGGGCCGGTTGTGGCATCTAGGTGCTCGTCGCGAGCAGGTGATCGTGGAGATGGTCAGCCAAATCCAACAACTGCGGGCGTTGCTGGAGTGCGTAGGGCCGGCCGCGCTGGACACCGCGCGACAGCCGTTTCGTTCCCGCACCTCCGGTCGCGGCGATGAGCGTGATCTGCGACCGCGACGGCGGTGA